From the Salmo trutta chromosome 25, fSalTru1.1, whole genome shotgun sequence genome, the window ATGGGCCTGAGACTCAATGGCCCTGACCCCTTTTTGAGACACTCAGGATGCCCTAATGCTCCCTTCCCCAGGCAGGACAGCCCCTCCCAGCCCCGGCCCTCCCCCACCGGCTCCCTGGCCACCAGCCCCCCAGGCACATGCTCCCCTGCTTTCAGACCCCCTCAGCACCCCCAGAGGCCGCCACCAGACCCCCCCAAGGTGACTCATGAACAGTTTAAGGCTGCCCTGCAGATGGTGGTAGACAAGGGGGACCCTCGGTCGTACCTGGAGAACTTTGTGAAGATTGGCGAAGGTTCGACGGGGGTGGTGTGTATCGCTCGGGAGAAACACAGCGGCAGGCAGGTGGCCGTGAAGATGATGGACCTGCGGAGACAACAGCGAAGAGAGCTACTTTTCAACGAGGTATCCCCAGCCAACACCATCCTCAATAACCCCAAATCACCAATAAATCACGTTGGATACatcatatacatacagtaccagtcaacaatttggacacacctactcattccagggtttttctttattttgactattttctatattgcagaataatagtgaagacatcaacactatgaaataacacatatggaatcatgtagtaaccaaaaaagtgttaaacaaatcaaaatatattttatatttgagattcttcaaagtagccagcctttgctttgatgaaagctttgcacactcttggcattctctcaaccagcttcatgaggtagtcacctggaatgcatttcaattaacaggtgtgccttgttaaaagttaatttgtggaatttctttccttcttaaaatgtgtttgagccaatcagttgtgttgtaacaaggtaggggtggtatacagaagatatccctatttggtaaaataaaaTAGTctatattatgtcaagaacagttcaaataagcaaagataaatgatagtccatcattactttaagacatgaaggtcagtcaataaggaacatttcaagaactttgaaagtttcttcaagtgcagttgcaaaaatcaccagtgttatgatgaaactgcctcttatgaggaccgccacaggaaaggaagactcacagttacctctgctgcagaggataagttcattagagttaacagcctcagaaatttcagcccaattaaatgcttcacagagttcaagtaacagacacatctcaacatcaactgttcagaagagactgcgtgaatcaggccttcatggtctaattgctgcaaggaaaccaatagtaaaggacaccaataagaaaagacttgcttgggccaagaaacacgagcaatggacattagaccggtggaaatctgtcctttggtctgatgagtccaaatttgagattttttgttccaaccaatTTTTTGttctctttgtgagacgcagagtaggtgaacggatgatctccgcatgtgtggttcccatcatgaagcatggaggatgaggtgtgattgtgtggaggtgctttgctggtgacactgtcagtgatttatttggaattcaaggcacacttaaccagaatggctaccacagcgttctgcagcgatactccatcccatctggtttgcgcttagtgggactataatttgtttttccacaggacaatgacccaacacacctccagccagtgtcagggctatttgacaaagaaggagagtgatggagtgctgcatcagatgacctggcctccacaatcacgcgatctcaacccaattgagatggtttgggatgagttggaacatagagtgaaggaaaagcagccaacaagttctcagcatatgtgggaactccatatgtgggaactccaagactgttggaaaagcattccaggtgaagctggtggagagaatgccaagagtgtgcaaagctgtcaagacaaagggtggctaatttcatgaatctcacatataaaatatattttgatttgtttttgattacttcatgtgttatttcatagttttgatgtattcactattattctacaatgtagaaaatagcaaaaataaagaaaaacccttgaatgaataggtgtgtccaaacttttgactggtgctgtatatcctatcttaatttgatcactctgttgtcgcAGAAAATATCCcttcacagcaggaaatgcacatTGTAATGTATTCAAGATTTTAAAACGTTTCTAAAGTTtataatttacattttaaaatgtcagacttgatttatcCTAACAAAAAATGATCgccccctacaaaaatgtccattaattataatccacataataattcacatttcttgttactgcaggattattttctggctgtgagaaactggtcaaattaagatactaTATCTGTAACAGAGCTCACCTGTTATCAATTGAAACTGCGGGGGCACATGCCCCCTTAGATCCAGCTAGGCCTTATTTTGCCCATCAGTTAGTTATTGTCCCTGACAATAATACCCAAAGACCCTATTTTGCCCATCAGTGCCCTCTTGAAATTGTCAGTAACATTACGTGACACCTCTGTTATCAACTGTATTTGTTTGTCCAGGTGGTGATCATGAGGGACTACCAGCACAGGAACGTGGTGGAGATGTTTAAGAGTGCCCTGGTGGAGGAGGAGCTCTGGGTCATCATGGAGTACATAGAGGGTGGAGCACTAACCAACATCGTGTCTGAGACCAGGTATGGAGACACAGCACAGACCTGACCTACTCCCCCATAAACAACTGGGGGCAAATTGTATTGAAGGAACAATGAAAAGTAAAATATAGTCATTTTTAAGAGACAAGAATTCAAAGACTTGTGTGACAGAATGATAAAGCAAAATTCTAGCCATGTCTTCAGTACCTATTTTCACCATTATGTGGTAGTGTGGTACTGACTGCTTGAGGGGACAGGCACCTAAGCACAGTTTCTTTCATTCTCACTGATACTAGAGCAAAACACTGTGTCCTCCTATGGGAAACTATAATCTGATAACATAATTAGATTTGTGCATGTTAAAATGACGTGGTTCATTTAATTTGATCCAAAAACATGATTCAATCTATTCTCCCATGCTGTTAAATATATCAGAAACTGTATGCATAAAGAAATTGTCAATGCATATTAACACTACCTGTCAATGTATTTTAAATTCCAAACTGAAAGTTGACACATTCTCACTAAAATCAGGTATCTAGAGACATGGGGACAGAGTGCATTTCTATCTAGCCAGCTGACATATTAAAATGGTCCAGATGGAGTCTGTAATTTTCATTGGTTGTCAGAACCCAAGATTAGTATTTGTTTTGATTGAACTGTCTGGAATAAGACCCCTTTGCTAAAATATACCTCCTTCATACTCCAATCCATCCCAAAATAAGTTTTGATAACAATCAATATCGTTCTGGAAGCCTTAAAGGAACAATCTGCGATTGCTACTTACATTTTTTGACTTTTAAATGAattatatatacccattgattctaagaatataacttagaaagaGCATAgatcaactgtcgtaccccatcagaacccaaaatctaagcttgttttactccatttaTTTGTCCAAATTATATTTCTAACAAACATTGTATAGCCTCAGAACATGGTCAAAACTATAATTgttttatatcatggatggtcagtccttgcatgcatagctctgtctatgaatttgagacctccagccccatccctcagctattTACCAGAACAGTGGTGAGGAGCCTGATTTGTTATTTGAACTGCAGATGTGTGCTAAGGTATTTACTGAGGAGTTTCTGAAACACAGTTCTTCAGTGTTCAAAATCTCCTAGGCTATATATTCAAAATGCATAAACGTGATACTCTGAATGCACATAGTCGTCTGAACCTCACCTATGCCACCATTCATTTATAGCATCACCTGGGTGACACAACAACAGCCATTTTGCAGTGCAGTTTTGAGtgttgtgtgtatctgtgtcacTCCCCCATGCAGGCTGAGTGAGGAGCAGATAGCCACAGTGTGTGAGGCTGTGCTGCAAGCCCTGGCCTACCTTCACTCCCAGGGAGTCATCCACAGGGACATCAAGAGTGACTCCATACTGCTAACACTGGATGGGAGGGTAAATCTTTTGAATTCAGTTGAGAGAGAACACACCTGTTTATGTATTCATAACTGTTGATAATTGAATTGTAATGCTCCTGTCCTGTACAGATCAAGCTGTCAGACTTTGGGTTCTGTGCACAGATCAGTAAGGACATTCCCAAGAGGAAGTCTTTAGTAGGAACACCATACTGGATGGCTCCGGAGGTCATCTCTAAATCTCCATACAGCACTGAGGTGAGAAAGAAGATATTCAAAACTACTCTGTATCCTAACTAACTGTACAAGGTATATTACTGCATACTAATGGAATACTAATTGTCCAAACAAATACTCATGATGTCCAGTATTCATGTCCATGTCAACACTgctgatatacagtatactgtatactggtttGTTGTGTCTGCCAGGTGGATGTGTGGTCTCTGGGCATCATGGTAGTTGAGATGGTGGACGGAGAGCCCCCCTACTTCAGTGAGACCCCCGTTGCAGCCATGAGAAGACTGAGGGATGAGCCAGCTCCCACCGTACGGAACACAACccaggtcagaggtcaaacagaacacatacagtacatagagaGATACTCTCTTACAcatgcacagaaacacacacacacacaccttttctctATTTCTGATGAATTAGCTTGGACTTTACACTTTGTGTAGGTATCCCCGGTGTTGAAAGACTTCCTGAACCGTATGTTGACCCGGGACCCAGTGGAGAGGGCCAGCGCCACAGACCTGCTAGAACACCCCTTCCTCCTGCAGAGCGGCTCCACGCAGTGCCTGGTGCCCCTGGTGGAGCAGTACCGCAAGCGCATGTCTCACTGCTGATCCCATGGTGGACCCTGATTACTACTGTACCCACCCTGAGTGTGATCTGCCCAGGCCCAACCCACCCAGCACCCACCCCAGTGTGGGAGCAGCACCAGAGAGCAGATCCAGACCCAGAGATCCTGGTGCTGTTACAGAGCTCATGGCATCAGGCCTGTCGGCTTGGTAGACAATGGCACAGCATGGGCCTAGAGGCCTACTGTAAGAAGCACTTTAGCAGTGAGTTGGTGTAGTGAAACAGTAGCATGCAAACAAACAGTATTCCTAACTCATCTCAACAACGTCTGGTTCTACCTGTGATAGACAACATCCAATGGGATTCCTCCCGACACAACACCAATCTAGCATTGATACATtatatacagacttgaaatccaAGGAAACTGTGAACTGCATTGTGGACTTTTCCTGTTATTGAGCAGTTTCCCATTGTAGTGTTTGGATAATAGTGAATTTTCAGCTTGTGCTATAGACTCAAGTTATGGTAGCTCATGACTTGGAGAGAAGCTTGATGTTACTTAGCTCTACAACCATATGGGACACTGACTGAAGTTCACCTTGTCAGTAAACAATTTGCATGGCCAAATGAAGGCAGACCTGGCCTGATCAGAATGTTTAAAACATGCTACTAAGAGATGACATGAGAGACCTGCCGCCAGTATCACCATGACAAATGTGTAGATGAGGGGATGGCTGTTTGTTTTTATTGTGCTCAAGGAATCATGTTCCTTTTAATATTTATTCTATTTTGCTTTTCCGAAAAGTGTTGTGAATGGTTTGTAATGTGAAATTGCAAATAAGTTTTCAGTTTAGAATATCAACTTGAAATGTAGCAGATGAACAAATAACGTAAATACATCCTGTATATTAGGACTTACTTGCAGAGCCACTgtacttacactaccgttcaaaagtttggggtcacttagaaatgtccttgttttccataaaaacatacatgaaatgagttgcaaaatgaataggaaatacagtcaagacgttgacaactGTCACGAACGTCTGAAGAACTGgcccaaggtgcagcgtggtaggcgtacattttacttttaataaaaatgacaccggaaaaaacaacaaaatacaaaaacgaacgtaaagctatatgcagtgcagaaagcaacgacacacaaacaagatcccacaatcacaggtgggaaaacgggctgcctaagtatgatccccaatccgAGACAACggtaaacagctgcctctgattgggaaccatactaggccaacaaagaaatagaaacatagatatgcccacccaagtcacaccctgacctaacaaaatagagaataaaaatgctctctaaggtcagggcgtgacagtacccccaccccccaaaaggtgcggactccgggtgggcatctcctctcggcggaggctccggtgcgggacgcagAACCCGCTCCGCTTGAGGCTCCCCCCACTTccgtggaaccggaccgtggatcgtcgccggaggctccggaccgtagatcgttgccggaggctctggactgggaacccccgctggaggctctgaactgccgaccgtcgctggaggttctggactgccgaccatcgctggaggctctgggctgccgaccgtcgctggaggctctggactgcagaccgtcgctgaagactctggactgcagactgtTTCTGGAGACTTTGGGAGGCTTCTGGAGGctttgggccatggatcatcactggaggctccgggccatggatcatcactggaggctttgggccatggatcaccactggaggcttcgtgccatgaatcatcactggaggcttcgggccatggatcatcactggaggcttcgggccatggatcatccctggaagcttaggccaacaaagaaatagaaacatagatatgcccacccaagtcacaccctgacctaacaaaatagagaataaaaaaggctctctaaggtcagggtgtgacaacaaggttataaataatgatttttagttgaaataataattgtgtccttcaaactttgctttcgtcaaagaatcctatatttgcagcaattacagccttgcagactttTGGCATTCCAGTtggtcaatttgttgaggtaatctgaagagattttaCCCCAAGtccacctcccacaagttggattggcttgatgggcacttcttacgtaccatacggtcaagctgctcccacaacagctcaatagagttgaaatccggtgactgtgctggccactctattatagacagaataccaactgactgcttcttccctaaatagttcttgcatagtttggagctgtgctttgggtcattgtcctcttgtatgaggaaattggctccaattaagcgccgtccacatggtgtggcatggcgttgcaaaatggagtgatagcgttccttcttcaagatcccttttaccctgtacaaatctcccactttaccaccaccaaagcacccccagaccaacacattgcctccaccatgcttgacagatggcgtcaagcactcctccagtaTCTTTACCTTTTTTCTGCGtttcacgaatgttcttctttgtgatctgaacacctcaaacttagatttgtctgtccataacacttttttccaatcttcctctgtctagtgtctgtgttcttttgcccatcttaatcttttctttttattggccagtctcaGATATGGCTTatttttgcaactctgcctagaaggccagcatcccagagttgccacttcactgttgacattgagactggtgttttgcgggtactatttaatgaagctgccagttgaggacttgtgaggcgtctgtttctcaaactagacactctaatgtacttgacctcttgctcagttgtgcaccggggcctcccagtcctctttctattctggttagagacagtttgcgctgttctgtgaagggagtagtacacagcgttgacgagatcttcagtttcttggcaatttctctcaagaatagactgactagtttcagaagaaagagatttgtttttgtccattttgagcctgtaatcgaacccacaaatgctgattgtccagatactcaactattctaaagaaggcaagttttattgcatctttaatcagaacaacagttttcagctgtgctaacataattgcaaaagggttttctaatgaacaattagccttttaaaatgataaacttggattagctaacacaacgtgccattggaacacaggagtgatagttgctgataatgggcctcttgtCAAGTGTCTgtgtgcagcgggtaggacggagtcaggcgcaggacacagaactgagtaaaaacgtACTTTACTCGAAATAAGACAAAAACTAATTCCATACAGAGAATACAATCCTGCTCTACACAAAAGAGCGAACACTTAACAAAGAACATGAAGTCGTAGTGCCCACACACACTAACtcaaacaaacaatatcccacaaacacaggtgggaaaaacagctacctaaatatgatccccaattagaggcaacgattaccagctgcctctaattgggaaccatacaaatcaccaacatagaaatataaactagaacacccctagtcacgccctgacctactacaccatagagaaccaagggctctctatggtcagggcgtgacagtacccccccaaaggtgcggactccggccgcaaaacctgaaaccaaatggggagggtagggggggtgattagtctcggtggcggctccggtgcagcTCATAGCCCCCGCCCAGAacccggatccggccatggcaCCGGGCTGAATGCCGTGCcgggactgggcatcggcgcaaaggagggcgccggccatggagctgggttggacgccgtgcctggactgggcaccggcgcaaaggagggctccagccatggagctgggttggatgccgtgtctggactgggcaccagcgcagaagaaggctctggccatggagcgggactggacgccgtgcctggactgggcaccggcgcagtaGACGCTCCTGCCATgaagcgggactggacaccgtgcctggactgggcatcggcgcagaggaaggctccagccttggagctggactggacgccgtgcctggactgggcaccgacgcagaggaaggctcctgccatggagcgagactggacaccgtgcctgggctgggcatcggcgcagaggaaggctccggccttggagctggactggacgccgtgcctggactgggcaccgacgcagaggaaggctcctgccatggagcgggactggacaccgtgcctggactctctggaccgttgaccgtcactggaagctctgggTCGTTGACCATCccaggaagctccgggccgttgaccgtccctggaagctccgggccattgaccgtcgttggaggttccggactgttgaccgtcgctggaggttccggactgttgaCTGTTTTGGaagttccggactgtgaaccgtcgccggaggttccggactgtgaaacgtcgccggtggctccggactgtgaaccgtcgccggaagctctggactgtgaaccgtcgccggaagctctggactgggaaccgtcgctggaagctctggactgtgaaccatcgccggaagctctagactgtgaatgcgcactggatgcctgatgcgtggagccggcacaggtggcaccgaactggtgacatgcacttcagggcgagtgtggggagctggcacaggacgtaccggactggggaggcgcactggaggcctgatgcgtggagccggcacaggtggcaccggactggtgacacgcacttcagggtgagtgcggggagctggcacaggacgtaccggactggagaggcgcactggaggcctgatgcgtggagccggcacaggtggcaccggactggtgacatgcacttcagggcgagtgtggggagctggcacaggacgtaccggactggggaggcgtaatggaggccagatgcgtgaagCCAGCACAGACttcaccagactgctgacaggctcttccggtcgaatgttgagcagaacacacttgaccaacatctttctcatctctctctcccccaacttctccatcgcctccctgacggtctcttcCCTCTGATCAGCCaccagctccatgtgcccccccaaaaaaataatcttggggtttctgtggcagcGGACTGAAGACACGCTCCTCATGGCGAGTGCGAGGAACCGGCACAAGACataccgggctggggagacgcactggtggcctggtgcgtggagccggcacagatggTACCGGGCTGAGAAGGCGCTCTTCAGCGCACCTGCGCTCTTCAGCgcgcctgcgctgcagcatactcctcgCAAAACCTCTCTCCGGTATCCCTCGTTGAGCTCCAGTTTGCcattcgggctctggcactcCCCGCTGCTCCGCCGAccgctccatgtgcccccccaaaaacaatctaggggtttctgtggccgcggtccCCGGCGCCGTCGCTGTCCCCCTATGCTCCTtggcgactcccgccaaggaagggtctcgtgtcctctcatgtcctcccaagtccaaaactcctttacctcatttacgctgcttggtcctgcgtgggtgggatattctgtcatgtgtctgtgtgcagcgggtaggacggagtaTCCCACAAACACACGTGGGAAAaacggctacctaaatatgatccccaattagaggcaacgattaccagctgcctctaattgggaaccatacaaaacaccaacatagaaatataaacatagaaatataaactagaacaccccctagtcacgccctgacctaccttggttctctatggtcagggcgtgacacctctgtacgcctatgtagatattccataaaaaatctgccgtttccagctacaatagtcatttacaacatttacaatgtctacactgtatttctgatcaattttatgatATTTTATTagacaaaaaaagtgcttttctttcaatacaaggacatttctaagtgaccccaacattTTGAACGGAAGTGTATATGGTATGAATTTAACTTAatttttaaagtgtgtgtgtttatgcctgGATGCTGTTTTAGTGTTTGCCTCAACCATCCCTTCCACTGTGTTGCAACCAACTTTTTAAAACTACAGaatgtgtgtgttgctacagaAAATGTATGCGTGACAGCATTTGAATTGGTTTGCAAAGATAAAGCACACAGGCTTGGCATGTGATGCTGAAGAACGTCCACCAGCTGAGAACACCTTGCACATTGTCTTTGTATTCTTACCAGTGATACAATATATttaatgtatttgtatttctatgtaggACATTTATGACATTTTGTAAAAATCAATAAATAATGCATATTAACTCTTGATCTTGATCAACTAATCCCTGCTATTTATCAACTAACCACTGCTATTTTGTTCCAATTGAGTTTGATGTTTAATGTCCCCTTTCACACAAGagcatctttctctgtctctctctctctctctactctccttcaAAGATTATATAAAATGCAGAAATTAGAATTCTGTCAAATTTGGAAATATTTGTATAAATGTATTACAATTCATATAGCCTGTGCATATTAACAACATGAGTCATTATAAATAAGTATACATTATAATTAGAATATACACTACATATTTCAATAATagtgtaatatattattattttctcaAATAAAAGCGACATTGCCATTATTACGATTTGTGCAAATAGCACATGATTTGAATCTACAGACAAAGCATTGGAATATATTCCTAAATTACCATACTGTTTGAACATGTGGAATCTAAAGTGCTTTATCAAATGGACGGCCTCTAATTTTCCAAATTGAACAGTCGGTTTTTCTTTTACTCGAGGGAGACACTGCTCTCAAATTCACACTTCAACCCGCTGATGCTGTCCCACTTGGCTGACTGTTAACTTTCTGGTGTTTTGAGAAAAGGGAAAGTTTTATCCCAGCACATCCTCCCTCTGCCCTGTGAGGAACCGGAGGAACAGTTATTTACCAGTCTCATGAACTTAGGGGTGGTGAATCGGTGCAGTAATCTGGTCCCCAGCCCGGTGAACCATGGGGGGCGGACAGGAATCTCCGACTCCATCTCTGCTCTGTGGAAGCAGAGTTTGTTTAGTTGCTTGTTCGGCGGTAGGCTGCCATTCTTCTTACTCCCTCTCCTACTTGATTGTGCAACGTCATTATTTTAATCTTTTGGCACCCTGGTGGAATCCTCGGGCGCTCTCGGAGATTGACTTTGCCGTTTAAAAGTGCTTTTGGCGTGGAGACAGTTTTGTCAGCATCGTTTGTCACCTCACAGGTGCTCTCTTGACATTGGCTATTAGGGATATTTTGTCCTGCGGCAAGGCTATCTTTAATTTCCTTGCTGATAGGCTCTTGTCAAGCACATTACCCTGATAAGACTGCTTTCTGCTGCTCAGGAGGTGGAGGTTAAATTACTTTGCTTTGCCTGAGAGGGTTTAGAGAGCATGTTGGGCTGTCACCGCTCGGTCCCTGCCCCCTTCCCGACCTCCCCTAGTGGGTCATCTGACACCACCCTGTTCCTCCAAGAGTTCAGGGTCTGGACATACTTTCCGTGCCCAAAGAAGTTGGCCACCTGGATGGAAGAGTGCCCAGCCTGGTTGGTGCGGTCCAGCCTCAGGCCTATTCCTTTGAAAGCCCTTAACAGGAA encodes:
- the pak6 gene encoding serine/threonine-protein kinase PAK 6 isoform X1 → MFRKKKKKRPEISAPKNFEHRVHTSFDAKRGCFVGLPTQWHSLIENLRRPKPMVDPSRITPVELNPKKTIVRGSMIGHGDYISAMISDMSRLSVTSSNSLRKSSPSGRKRAQSLGRLGEVKEGDTYQYEDLGEDDMEQQQWRDRAHNIHSESGMPQMGMKKSITLQPNGDLPRAKSTYEVSVSSLEGPPVPSQPIQVPIKGAYISCEVGSPTERLMVRRDFQVPRVMPHNQRPFSCFYNPAMAVQQPHPDHGRHPPPEYRTNLYIHSHNSPSRPYSSYDLKAESALRHHQSGFLPSTPSSPFMSGIRPHRTVRSSASYTLGLSPNMGLRLNGPDPFLRHSGCPNAPFPRQDSPSQPRPSPTGSLATSPPGTCSPAFRPPQHPQRPPPDPPKVTHEQFKAALQMVVDKGDPRSYLENFVKIGEGSTGVVCIAREKHSGRQVAVKMMDLRRQQRRELLFNEVVIMRDYQHRNVVEMFKSALVEEELWVIMEYIEGGALTNIVSETRLSEEQIATVCEAVLQALAYLHSQGVIHRDIKSDSILLTLDGRIKLSDFGFCAQISKDIPKRKSLVGTPYWMAPEVISKSPYSTEVDVWSLGIMVVEMVDGEPPYFSETPVAAMRRLRDEPAPTVRNTTQVSPVLKDFLNRMLTRDPVERASATDLLEHPFLLQSGSTQCLVPLVEQYRKRMSHC
- the pak6 gene encoding serine/threonine-protein kinase PAK 6 isoform X2 encodes the protein MCVLTLARKPLSFLEERLSSSAIGKTIVRGSMIGHGDYISAMISDMSRLSVTSSNSLRKSSPSGRKRAQSLGRLGEVKEGDTYQYEDLGEDDMEQQQWRDRAHNIHSESGMPQMGMKKSITLQPNGDLPRAKSTYEVSVSSLEGPPVPSQPIQVPIKGAYISCEVGSPTERLMVRRDFQVPRVMPHNQRPFSCFYNPAMAVQQPHPDHGRHPPPEYRTNLYIHSHNSPSRPYSSYDLKAESALRHHQSGFLPSTPSSPFMSGIRPHRTVRSSASYTLGLSPNMGLRLNGPDPFLRHSGCPNAPFPRQDSPSQPRPSPTGSLATSPPGTCSPAFRPPQHPQRPPPDPPKVTHEQFKAALQMVVDKGDPRSYLENFVKIGEGSTGVVCIAREKHSGRQVAVKMMDLRRQQRRELLFNEVVIMRDYQHRNVVEMFKSALVEEELWVIMEYIEGGALTNIVSETRLSEEQIATVCEAVLQALAYLHSQGVIHRDIKSDSILLTLDGRIKLSDFGFCAQISKDIPKRKSLVGTPYWMAPEVISKSPYSTEVDVWSLGIMVVEMVDGEPPYFSETPVAAMRRLRDEPAPTVRNTTQVSPVLKDFLNRMLTRDPVERASATDLLEHPFLLQSGSTQCLVPLVEQYRKRMSHC